The DNA window AATCTTTATGTTTATTGCTTGCATGATTGGTAATAAGTAGTTCCAAATTAATCAACTCCAACCTTCATCTTATCTGTTTAATCTAAGGAATATCTCATAACGATAAAATCAACGACTTGACCATCAATCAAGCTTCCAAACATGTCACCTTTAATAAATCCAGTTCTTTCATATACTTTTATGGCCCTTTCGTTAAAAACTGCCACCACAAGCTGAAAATTCTTGATATCGAATTGCTTATGAAAAAATATAATGCTCTGAGTCAAAAAATCTTGTCCAAGCCCCTTCCCAGTATAATTGGGATTTAGCCCTAATCCGATGTCTAGTAAACTATCATTATATATTCCAGCTTCATAACCCCCAGGAACACGTGCAGAGTTACCGTTACATACGTAGCCAACAATATCATTTGCATCGTTCAAAGCATAATAATAGTCTCCATTCATTAATTCAGAAATATCTTCAGTGCTGCCATCCATACTATATATTTCATAAGGTTTGGTGTACTTCCAATTAGATATCAAATTGGCATATTCATCGGTCATTGGATGAAAGTAGTATGTATACATTCCTAAAAAGTCCCTTCAAGTTCGATTTTTCATATCCCTAATGAAATGTTCCATCACTTGGTCTATTTGACTCAGAAAATTTCCTGCGAGATCTAGTTGTTGTGTAGCAAAATTTAAATCACCATGGCCTTCTATAGCATAATCTAAATTGCCTAGTGTAGACATTAATATACGGGCGGAAATAGCAAAACCAAATACTTCTGGATCAACGACAATGTCCTTATTGCTGAGTATATACTTAAATGTTGGTTCCTCAAATCCTTTAAACAAGGCGAGATTACCAACAAATGATGCTAAATCCCAGTATGCTGGCATCAATGATACATCCTCAAAGTCTGTCCAAATCCAACCCTCAGAGCTAGGGATTAAATTTCGAGCATGAGCATCCCCATGACACGGGAATAGCAAATTTGTTTCTAATCGCATCTGTTTATCTACTGTATGAAACAAATCTAATAATGCCTGTATCCGTTGATCCGAGCTCTTCATCAATCTTTTAGCAGATTGGCTGGTCCGTTCCCAAACACCAAGCACTGGAAGTTCTCCATCAAAATCCACCATTGCTGCGGTGAGCCTACTTACTAATTCAACAGCTTCACTCGGCGATGGTCTTTCTAATTGTGTGGGAGGCACATAATTCCATAGAGTCATCCATGCCCCATCAACACTGTATGGTCCGGCATCTACAAGACCTGTAGGTAATAACACGGGAACGTCCTTGATCTGAAGGTGACGTGTTGCCTGTAATTCTCGGCAAAGTCTCTTGTATGCTAGATCCGCTTCTTCCTGCAAAATGACATTAGCTAATCGGGCAACAATAGGGTAGGGGGCCAGATGAACAATCAAGTTGCCTCCATTACTAAGAATAACAGGCTTAATCTCAGTTAAACCTATTGTCTTGGCAACTAATAACACTTGAGAAACTAGTTTATCTATATTTGACAATATAACGGCTCCTTAACTATGATCTTCAATTAATGATAACTTTCCTT is part of the Paenibacillus segetis genome and encodes:
- a CDS encoding GNAT family N-acetyltransferase; this translates as MTDEYANLISNWKYTKPYEIYSMDGSTEDISELMNGDYYYALNDANDIVGYVCNGNSARVPGGYEAGIYNDSLLDIGLGLNPNYTGKGLGQDFLTQSIIFFHKQFDIKNFQLVVAVFNERAIKVYERTGFIKGDMFGSLIDGQVVDFIVMRYSLD
- a CDS encoding phosphotransferase, producing MSNIDKLVSQVLLVAKTIGLTEIKPVILSNGGNLIVHLAPYPIVARLANVILQEEADLAYKRLCRELQATRHLQIKDVPVLLPTGLVDAGPYSVDGAWMTLWNYVPPTQLERPSPSEAVELVSRLTAAMVDFDGELPVLGVWERTSQSAKRLMKSSDQRIQALLDLFHTVDKQMRLETNLLFPCHGDAHARNLIPSSEGWIWTDFEDVSLMPAYWDLASFVGNLALFKGFEEPTFKYILSNKDIVVDPEVFGFAISARILMSTLGNLDYAIEGHGDLNFATQQLDLAGNFLSQIDQVMEHFIRDMKNRT